One region of Eupeodes corollae chromosome 1, idEupCoro1.1, whole genome shotgun sequence genomic DNA includes:
- the LOC129940368 gene encoding uncharacterized protein LOC129940368, with protein MSPFMGEQRAFCVRAFYENNRSYVTVRRLFRVKFGLRNITECPSTNVIKKWIVTFEATGSKQKLRPTGRPRSMRTAKTIERVQASVREDPRSSTRKRAAALGFGRSFINERLKVFNDGSVQCHQKNLTNLHNARSKKARHRRLERAHESVEQREERNAARRIHIADIRAHGSMQQHDNHLQDYLSRTRTAREQHIDSFRQRNRESQRTSRALTRESIIRLAFNYAPDINYSADPKVTIGQMYHKIGSLMPMPNEDPKFLQIYFMGSCEERVTTRCQYNFIEQAEERAIVVLLEIFLENRIHLVQLFKRVSPQLKNDNYQNVIKADKVPSGEHAGRFNATTADEVAIIMVGDPVDNRSIKITHRDNTVSKISDIHRLYDALQYPLIFWQGQDEYHINIKQCDPINAKLLSEEYIHLRDAVVGNIDGNLNTNEIGSAVILPSSYIGNPRNLQEYIQDAMTYVRYYGCPDLFITFTCNPLGGNTNFIITRSTVDTSSRHYCTSV; from the exons ATGAGTCCGTTCATGGGAGAGCAGCGAGCTTTCTGCGTTCGCgccttttatgaaaacaatcGCTCATACGTGACTGTTCGTCGGCTTTTTCGGGTAAAGTTTGGATTACGCAACATCACCGAGTGTCCAAGTACGAATGTAATCAAAAAATGGATCGTAACATTCGAGGCAACGGGATCAAAGCAAAAACTTCGACCTACAGGACGCCCACGTTCCATGCGGACTGCAAAAACAATTGAACGCGTACAAGCTTCTGTGCGCGAGGATCCAAGAAGCTCTACACGGAAACGCGCTGCGGCCCTGGGA TTTGGTCGTTCGTTTATAAATGAACGTTTGAAAGTTTTCAATGACGGCAGTG TACAATGCCACCAAAAAAATCTAACTAACCTCCACAATGCCCGTAGCAAAAAAGCTCGACATCGACGTCTTGAAAGAGCACACGAATCAGTTGAACAAAGAGAAGAAAGAAATGCAGCTCGAAGAATCCATATAGCAGATATTCGTGCACATGGATCAATGCAACAACATGATAATCATCTACAAGACTATTTATCAAGAACAAGAACGGCACGTGAACAACACATAGATTCATTTAGACAACGAAACCGAGAAAGTCAACGGACCAGCCGTGCATTAACACGAGAATCAATTATTCGTCTGGCGTTTAATTATGCACCAGACATTAATTACTCAGCTGATCCCAAAGTTACCATAG gcCAAATGTACCATAAAATTGGATCATTGATGCCAATGCCAAATGAAGATCCAAAATTTCTCCAAATCTACTTCATGGGCAGTTGTGAAGAACGTGTGACAACTCGATGCcagtataattttattgaacaagcaGAAGAGAGAGCAATTGTAGTattgttggaaatatttttagagaaccgTATTCATCTGGTTCAACTGTTCAAAAGAGTATCACCacaattgaaaaatgacaattatCAAAATGTCATCAAAGCTGACAAAGTACCATCAGGAGAGCACGCTGGCAGATTCAATGCGACAACCGCAGATGAAGTTGCTATTATTATGGTCGGTGATCCAGTTGACAACAGATCTATTAAAATTACACATCGAGATAATACAGTGAGTAAAATTTCAGATATACACCGTTTGTACGACGCACTCCAGTACCCATTGATATTCTGGCAAGGACAAGATGAATATCACATCAATATCAAACAGTGTGATCCAATCAATG CTAAATTACTATCAGAGGAATACATCCACTTACGAGATGCTGTTGTTGGAAACATCGATGGAAACTTAAACACCAATGAAATCGGCAGTGCAGTTATTTTACCTTCAAGCTACATCGGTAATCCACGAAACCTGCAAGAATACATTCAGGACGCGATGACTTATGTCCGTTATTACGGGTGTCCagatttgtttataacatttacGTGCAATCCATTGGgaggaaatacaaactttattattacCAGGTCAACAGTCGATACATCGTCACGACATTACTGCACaagtgtttaa